A part of Loxodonta africana isolate mLoxAfr1 chromosome 11, mLoxAfr1.hap2, whole genome shotgun sequence genomic DNA contains:
- the LOC100673355 gene encoding zinc finger protein 501-like, whose protein sequence is METPSGGRCSGGFEIVRSARVPSSSIKPDSVAMEEKAPVLITHAGSFEQAREPAELQAACVSGKTCRCSVCGKGFKQRSALTVHERTHTGEKPYLCGACGKVFRCRSNLIEHQRIHTGVKPYECSECGKVFIQNSTLTLHQRTHTGEKPYKCRECGKAFRGSSDLRKHQRIHTGEKPYQCQECGKAFRWSSPLIRHQRMHSGEKPYRCIECGKAFGQSSTLIEHHKIHTGEKPYECLDCGKAFKGSSDLSQHQRIHTGERPYACGDCGRTFMWKTALVTHQRTHSGERPYACGRCGKAFVQSSQLSQHQRIHTGEKPYECPACGKAFSVSAYLVEHQRIHTGEKPYACLECGKAFIQRSHLAQHQRIHTGEKPYTCGECGKAFRYSSYLLQHRKLHSRE, encoded by the coding sequence ATGGAAACCCCTAGTGGGGGAAGATGCTCTGGGGGCTTTGAAATTGTGAGAAGTGCTAGGGTGCCTTCCAGCTCCATCAAACCAGACAGTGTTGCCATGGAAGAGAAAGCTCCTGTGTTAATCACACATGCAGGAAGCTTTGAGCAGGCTCGGGAGCCAGCCGAGTTGCAAGCAGCCTGTGTGAGCGGGAAAACCTGCAGATGTAGTGTGTGCGGGAAGGGCTTCAAGCAGCGCTCGGCCCTCACGGTGCACGAGAGGACTCACACCGGGGAGAAGCCGTATCTGTGCGGCGCATGTGGGAAAGTCTTCCGGTGCCGGTCCAACCTTATCGAGCACCAGAGGATCCACACTGGTGTGAAACCCTACGAATGCAGCGAGTGCGGGAAGGTCTTCATTCAGAACTCCACCCTCACACTGCACCAGAGGACGCACACCGGGGAGAAGCCTTACAAATGCAGGGAGTGTGGCAAGGCCTTCCGGGGGAGCTCGGACCTTCGGAAACACCAGCGCATTCACACTGGGGAGAAGCCCTACCAGTGTCAGGAGTGCGGGAAAGCCTTCCGGTGGAGCTCGCCCCTGATCCGCCACCAGAGGATGCACAGCGGTGAGAAGCCGTACCGGTGCATCGAGTGCGGCAAGGCCTTTGGACAGAGCTCCACCCTCATTGAGCACCACAAGATCCACACGGGCGAGAAGCCCTACGAGTGCTTGGACTGCGGCAAGGCCTTCAAGGGCAGCTCGGACCTCAGCCAGCACCAGCGGATCCACACGGGCGAGAGGCCCTACGCGTGTGGCGACTGTGGGCGCACCTTCATGTGGAAGACTGCACTCGTCACCCACCAGAGGACGCACAGTGGGGAGAGGCCCTACGCGTGCGGCCGGTGCGGCAAAGCCTTTGTTCAGAGCTCGCAGCTCAGCCAGCACCAGCGGATCCACACGGGCGAGAAGCCCTATGAGTGCCCGGCGTGCGGGAAGGCCTTCAGTGTGAGCGCCTACCTCGTGGAGCATCAGCGGATCCACACGGGCGAGAAGCCCTACGCCTGCCTGGAATGCGGCAAGGCCTTCATTCAGCGCTCGCACCTTGCCCAGCACCAGCGGATCCACACGGGCGAGAAGCCCTACACCTGTGGCGAGTGCGGCAAGGCCTTTCGATACAGCTCCTACCTCCTCCAGCACCGGAAGCTCCACTCCAGGGAATAG